Genomic segment of Coffea arabica cultivar ET-39 chromosome 1e, Coffea Arabica ET-39 HiFi, whole genome shotgun sequence:
TTCTTATTTTGTTCGGCATATGTGATTTTGGTAGATTACTTATGGGTCAGTGATCAAGAGAACAAAGTTTAGGCTGCATTCGCATGATGTACCATATGGCTCTGGTAGTGGGCAGCAGTCCGTCACTGGTTTTCCCAATGTTGATGACTCAAACAGCTATTGGGTATGTTTCTTTTTctagtatatatttttttctagaTCATCATAATTTTCTAAGGTTAGGTATGATTAAATTTGGCTTGCAGATTGTTAGACCTATATCAGATACCAATGCCCAACAAAGGGATACAATCAAAGATGGTACCATCATCAGGCTGCAACACATGAGGACTAGAAAATGGTTACATAGCCACTTGCTAAATATAAGTCTTACTATGATGCCTATTGCTGTTATGCCTTATGCAATTAATCTTCTTATCAGTAAATAGCATGTAATGGGTAAAAACCACTATGCCTTATGAACTTATGTTGATAGTTACTAGGCCGCTCACAGTCTGTCTATCAACTTCTAAAACCGTGATACTTCTCTTTCTTGTGACAGATTCATAACTGATTCTACAATAATGTACTTCCTTGGTTCCGGATAAGCATTCTGGTTTGTGTTTTCTTGCTAGTGCTCAACATTTGTGTAGATGACAGTAGATTGTTAGAAGAAAAATTTCTTTCCTGATAGGGTCCTTGAGACTCATTTGCATTAAAAACCATGAAAACATTATTGATTGTTCCATATATACTCCTTTATCTTTCCATTTCCTTGGTCCTGCAGTCTTGTGTTGTCAAAATCATGCTTATATCTTGTTCTTCCTCTGTTTTGCAGTAGCATTTGATAGAAGAACTTTCAGCCTACAAGATACAAGTGCGCTGTTGGGAGTCGATTGACTTTCTTGATGTGTAATTCATGTCGTGTAAATGAACGCTAGTTACGCTTTTAGCTCCTTCTCATTAGCTTACCATTTATCAGGCATGTCTGGACATCTGTACGGACTCCTTGTGGCCATTAACCTTACTAGTCATGTGCTCATCTATTATATATGAATCGTTCCTgtgaatcttttgatgtatgAAACATGATGACAAATCTCCTCTTGCTTATGGGAGTTGGCATTTTCAGTTCTCATAATCATGGTGCTGCTCAAGTTTGATGTTTCTAGATTTTTGCATCATAGCATATTTTCTTATATGCATTCtgttctttgggataattttacaaaTCCTTTGGGTTTCTGATTGACGGAATGTATAGCAGGGAGCACTACCTGCACGTTGCTTctatgtcaaaaaaaaaaaaaaaactcctggcAATTAAAAGTGTCAGCATAGAATTTGATATCCTAATGTTGTACTATAGCTATCCTGACACTTTCAATTATCAAGAAAATGGATTTTTGTTGGCAGAAGAGATGTTATAACATCATAGTTTTCCTGACACGTTTGAATATATGAGCCCatccccacattggaagggacaacACTCGTCTGAGGTGTGAGGAAAGGTAAAGTGTCAAGTTAGATTATCTATACTGACACCTTTAAATGCCATTaaaggtcatttttgttgtagtgtagGGGCGAACATTTCCCCTGTTTCAACCTACCATGGTCCTCAATTCGACATCAGCCTATATATAGTGAAGGTAACAAATGAAAACCAGATTCCGACTTGGGCTTTTGGTTGAAAGTATTCATCATCTCACAATGAGACTTTCTGCTCTTGTCATCTCCATTCTCCCCTTTTttctcttgcattttcttcGCCAGTTACTTGCTAAAACATATCATTCAAAAAATTTGTAGGACAATTGTAGTTTCTTGTATGGAGATGCAGCTGAGGCGCAGTAGGTCTGGACTTTAGTGTAGTTAATAAATTCTTATTATACTATTTGATATTACTTTGCTATGTAAAATTGTAAGTATGCTAATTGTTGTCTTCGTTTGCACAATTAAAATGGGATGAGATCgccttcattatttttctctccATTTATCTATAcaactaaattatttttttaaaaaaatctatttgtgtcaataattttatttcCACAAGTAGATCAACATACTCAAAAATCAATCTCATCTATGAATGTTAATCAACTTGCTATTCAAGCATGTATCATCTTAGGATGagactttctcttcttttgatCTTCCAttctcctttttcttgctttttcctTACCCCTTACTCTCTAAAACATATTTGTATAACCTATTATTAGCTACAAATTAAACCTAATTAGACTAAACCCACATTTTGTTAGGACGAACAATTTGCTGTGTGGTGGTTGCAACTAGGGAATGACGTAGTTGGTTACTGGCCTACCTCCTTGTTTACAAACTTAGCTAACAGTGCTTTAACGATCCAATGGGGTGGAGAGGTGATAAATCTTAAACCAAATGGGTAGCACACCACAACTCAAATGGGCAGTGGCCATTTTCCTGAAGAAGGGTTTAAAGGGGCAAGTTACTTCAAGAATCTTCAAGTAGTTGATGTATCGAAGACTTTGAGGAGTCCTGGTACCCTTTACACTTTCGCTGTGCAGCCAAATTGCTATAGGATATTACTCAAAAAGAGCAGCGATGCATGGGGAGATTACTTTTACTATGGCGGATCAGGAAGAAATGCTAATTGTCCATGACCAAAAACTCACAGCTTGAGTTTTGGTTTGTTTTTTGGGTAAATTAAAGTTTATTTTCAATTAGCAAAATGTACGTTACAATCAATACAAAAAAAGCTAAGCTATTAACTGCTATCAGTCAAATAAACAAAGCGACATCAACAAACAAGCTCTAGCCAACTATGTTACAACGAAGCAAAACAACTTGAGATTGTTCATAATAAATTTGGACATATAGCGAGGGGCGAAATTTAgttatgaatttgaaatttttttaaaaaaaagaaaaaatatcctGTTATTAGGCAATGGgttgatttttaatttttgtttttgatgaGTATTTGAGTTTATTGTAATAAGACTCTCTAAAACCCCTATGGCTTATTAAGTTGAGTAGCAGAGAGGAGGAGAAATAGATTGGATGGCTCGAAGGGTGAGAGTATAAATGAGAAGTCCAGGAATTTGATCGCTCTCATTTAcactaaaagaataaaaaattaagTAGTACATATTGCAAATTCTAAATTTATCCTTTTATACAATAAAAACAATTTGCCTTTGTATTATTCTTCGTTCAATTATCTCCTACTTTTCTATTTCCAAATTaagtttcatgttttttttCTAATGCTTCCATTACATAATGCATCATCCACTTATCCATATTTTTGTCCTAAGAATGAATCACAAAAATCTCATCGATCCTTAATGttgggacaaaaaaaaatagatcaTCCACTGATCCATAAGACTAGTActacttgaaaagaaaaaaaaaacactagaaCTATTATATCCAATGATGGAGCCAAGagggggcagaggggggctatggccccccctaagttttgaaattttaattcataatatgtaaatatgtgtgtaaaataaaattgactCCCTCTAAAtatttacaattttagtttatattatgagagttgatatatatatgtgtatatatatatatgaattagtcatctttgaattaattattttcttcaaaaaaagttatttattttttattgttctaattatttaacttttaaaaattaaacatataattttatgttccatagtaaattgacccaatGTGATATATTAGAATAAAAAGACCAAATTCTTAATTGTTAATAggctaaaacaaaaataattattttattggcccatatacaaatatataacTTAGCCCAACggataaaaattttaaaaaaattattttatctttaCTATTCTAAGAAAAGCTTACAAAGTAAGCTACTTGCCTACTTCTCTGATATGCAGATCAAAAAGGAAAGCGTGGGtcacttttcatttctttctttctttcacgGTGGTCCTTGGGAGTTGGTAGATAAAAGTAAAGTGAAAAGAGCAAAGAAGACAGGAGAACTGGAGAAGAATACAACAAAGATTCAAAGAAGATTCATCAAGGGTGTCGGGTGATTGGTCTAGACCATTTGGTGGCTTTCGTGGCTtggtctttttttttcgaaacgatAAATGCTTGTATTTCTTGTCAAAAGATGTATAAGTGCGAGCAAAGGCTCGATATAGCTTTACAAGCAGTAATTATACCACTAAGGAAACAAAAATTCCTCATCAAAGATGATGCCTAACGCATAGGTGCTAAGCTTGGAGGTTAGTTGATTCTTATCATTTTGAACTAGACAAAAAGAGCACATATGAAACAAAAGTCTTAATTGAACAATATCATCCACAATAGTTGCTAATCTGATATCCCTTACTTGTTTGGTTCGAATATGGTTGAGGAGTTTCTGATTTTGCACTTGGAATTGTACTGCCCTGTGTTGCATATTGGCAGCTTTACACATTGCCAGTTTGAGTGCTATTGCTTCATCCAGTAGTACCGATCCAGAACTGGTCTCTCGTAATGCTCATCCCATCTTTGATCCTTGATCTGCTTCTGTGAAACAGATTCCAATGCCTAGCCAAGGCTGGTTCTTGTCCCTTGTGATCCCAATGCTGAAAATCAGTGAACCAAATTCTGAACGTAACTGTTGATGGTGTAGTTGTAGAGCTTCTGTTTCGTTTGTACTCATCCTAGTTTCCACTTTATCTATTTTCCCAAATTCTAACCATTCCTTCATTGCCTTCTGTATAGTCCTCCATGGCCGGTACTTCTTGCCATTGAATTCCACCTCATTCCTCTCTTTCCAAATTTGCCAGAGAATATGGACAGTTAAAGAGATATGTTGCCAACCTTGTGGTCTGTGTTTAGCTTCCGTAATTGATATCCACCATCTTCTGAAACAGCCATGTTGCTCCATCATTCCTTCCCATTGGATTGGGGCTAATTTCCAAGTCAGATTTGCTTGCACGCAGTTCAGAAATGTGGGTTCAATTGTCTCCTTTCCTCTCTGCATCTGTTGCAAATAGGGTTCCCCACTTTGATTCTACCATGGATAATGTCTCTCACTGGAAGAGCATTGTTGAGACACTTCCAtagaaatattttctgtttATGCTTGACCTTCAATCTCCACAATTCCTTCCATACCTTACTGGTGTGATTGTCCCAACTTGTAGAGCTCTCATTCTGAATTCTTTCCTGTTTATTAGCCTTGTGAAGCGTCAGAACTTTATACCCTGAATGGACAGAGTAATTTCCATCTATCCCGTGTATCCAAAAATGAGAATCTTCCCTACCAGCTAAGCTTATTGGGATACTCAGGACTCTGTCCGCATCTTTGGTATTGAAGgtttggaaaatcaaatttcgaTTCCAGCTCCTCTGGCATATCAGCTCGTCTACTCTCTGCGGTCCACCATCCATAGATCTCGTGGTAGTTACTCTTCCATTTGATGTGTCCGGAATCCAGCTATCTTCCTAGATATGTGTACTCTTTCCATTGCCAATCTGTCTTCTGGTTCCTTGTTCCACCAACTGTCTAGCTCCCATCAGGCTCCTCCATATCTAGGATGCATTGTTGGGGACTTTGCACTTGAATATGGAGGACCTGGAGTAGTACTTGGCTTTCATAACTTGACTGACTAGAAGGTTGGGTTGTGTTATTAACCTCCATACCTGTTTGCCTAGTAGTGCTGTATTAAAGGCCTCCAAATCTTTGAAGCCTAACCCTCCCATGTTCTTGTTCTGAATGAGTTTTCTCCAAGAGCACCagtgtattttatttttgctattGGTCTCTCCCCACCAATAGTTTGACATTAGTGAACTGATTTCCTTACACAATCTGGATGGAATCTTGAAGTAGGACATAGTATACGTGGGCATAGCTAGGGCCACGATTTCAGCATTATTTCCTTGCTTGCCGAGCTTAAGAACCTGTTTTTCCACTTGAGCATTCTCTGTTGTATGGTTGTCTTAACAAAACCAAAAATCTGCTGTTTTGTTCTCGAAACTACCATTGGTAACCCGAGGTACTTGCCTTGACTGACTGTTTGCATGTTCCCCATGATTTGGCTTATCTCAGTCATCAAATCTGCCTCACATTCTTACTAAAAAGTATAGACGACTTATCTAGATTAATCACTTGACCAGACCCCAAGGCATACACATGCAACACCCTCATTAACTCTTTTGCCTGATCCTTATTTGCTTTGCAAAAAATTAGGGAATCATCTGCGAAGAACAAGTGGGTTATACTAGGTCCATGTCTGCTTATCTTCATCCCGGACAGCATCCTATTTTCCGTAGCCTTCCTGAGTAGGTTGGATAAACCCTCTGAACAAAGTAGAAATAgataaggagagagagagtcacCTTGTCTAATTCCTCTTTTGGGTATAACGTACCCTTTAACCTCCCCATTTATGTTGAATGAGTAGGATACAGATCTCAAGCATTTCATAATCCAGTTTCTCCATATGCTGTGAAATCCCATCTTATGCATGATTGCCTCTAGAAAGCACCATTCCACGTGATCGTAAACTTTAGACATGTCTAGCTTTACTGCCATGAACCCATCCTTGCCATGTCTCATGTTTTTTAGATAATGCAAATATTCATGAGAGACCATAATGTTGTCAAGAATTTGCCTACTAGGGATGAAAGTATATTGATTTTTGCAAATACAGCAATGCAAGACACCTTTGAGCCTATTAGCTAAGATTTTAGCAATGATTTTGTACATGGTATTACAGAGACTTATGGGTCTAAACTGCTTCAGGGATGTAGGATTTAACACTTTGGAGATAAGAGTGATCACAGTATGATTAACACTCTTTAAGAGGTAACCAGTGTGAAAAAAGGTTTGGATAGCATTTACCACTTCTTTTTTGATGGTAGtccagaatttttgaaagaataaAGGTGACATACCATCAACCCCAGGAGCTTTGTCCGGGTTCATAGagaaaattacaaatttaatttcttcttccaACACTGATTTTAACAGATTTTCATTCAGATCATCAGTGATAGAGTGGGGTATACCATCCAGTACCTCAGTTAAGTCCCATTCTTCATTGCAGTTCAGGAGGTTCCTATAGTAATCCGCAATTTCATTACTCAACTCCTCCTCGCTCTCAGTCTAAGTACCATCATCTCGCTGAAGTTTGTTCAGTCTATTTCTCCTTCTCCTACCTTGTACTGAGGCATGGAAATATTTTATGTTTTTGTCACCCTCCTTAAGCCATTGTATCCTTGATTTCTGATGCCAGTGTTGTTCTTCCTCTTTGTAT
This window contains:
- the LOC140017056 gene encoding stromal cell-derived factor 2-like protein, with the protein product MAISFFGLAIFLFLTLDSDSPLPPSLSLPKASRHVMITYGSVIKRTKFRLHSHDVPYGSGSGQQSVTGFPNVDDSNSYWIVRPISDTNAQQRDTIKDGTIIRLQHMRTRKWLHSHLLNISLTMMPIAVMPYAINLLISK